Proteins encoded by one window of Sphingosinicella sp. BN140058:
- a CDS encoding YdcF family protein, which translates to MIARILSFLVLAYLLGYALFAVLLPRPAGDEKTDAVVVLTGGANRMERGLDLLKRGRAKRMLVSGVARTVRPAELAIRYPGHDSLFDCCIDLGREAVDTRSNAEEVSRWMTKNKLKSLRLVTTDWHMPRAGFELSRRLGGDVEVIGDAVESNPSFRQLFTEYNKYLLRRAAVLVGV; encoded by the coding sequence GTGATCGCGCGCATTCTCTCCTTCCTGGTTCTCGCCTATCTGCTCGGCTACGCACTGTTCGCGGTGTTGCTGCCGCGGCCGGCGGGCGACGAGAAAACGGATGCCGTCGTCGTGCTGACCGGCGGTGCCAACCGGATGGAACGCGGACTCGATCTGCTGAAGCGGGGTCGTGCGAAACGGATGCTGGTCTCGGGTGTCGCTCGGACGGTGCGTCCCGCCGAGCTCGCCATCCGTTACCCTGGCCACGACAGTCTGTTCGACTGCTGCATCGATCTCGGCCGGGAGGCGGTCGATACGCGCTCCAACGCCGAGGAAGTCTCCCGCTGGATGACCAAGAACAAGCTGAAGAGCCTGCGGCTGGTCACCACCGACTGGCACATGCCCCGCGCCGGGTTCGAGCTTTCGCGTCGTCTGGGCGGAGACGTCGAAGTGATCGGCGATGCGGTCGAGAGCAATCCGAGCTTCCGCCAGCTCTTCAC